Proteins from a genomic interval of Chroococcidiopsis thermalis PCC 7203:
- a CDS encoding hybrid sensor histidine kinase/response regulator produces MSQDKEREIQLQFLEEAQDHLDAIESKLIGVSSRVELTRQEVDAMLRSAHSIKGGAAMMEFSTLSHLAHRLENFFKVIRTQKQIQPEVERLLLSAVDCLRHVVTTNRQTNVVDEQWQTSQVQPLFEQLQQILGEPREEQETVTPLSPQQGLETIQMLFESEVDAYLQQLETILAQEDKSNLGAEVVTIAQDLSDLGEVLELPEFNSLCSSVKQLLATQPTREEEIAQAALQAWRRSQAAIMAGQLQGLPSTLNLDGVVEEVVSSPSTADPAPVTDASPARLSSPLDLAPPAELKETQENTVRVPLKQLEQLNDLFGELTIERSGLDLQIERLRNSVKILERKVRSLQQSHHRRRTATLPPSPFPSALPTTSSLSEVAFSPDSSQLQPNTTPRSPQPMSPLDSGNNLDETADEASTEVMANIVQLQEVSGDIDLCLQETEQIVGDLNRTAKQLQFCINQLRMRPFADLVGRFPRALRELALQHGKNVELKIQGGDTPIDRSILEALSNPLMHLLRNAFDHGIEDPETRKASGKPEQGTISIEATYRGNQALIIFKDDGRGIALDKVRQRAQHLGLDREAIANASDEEVLTLIFEPGFSTADEVTSLSGRGVGMDVVRTNLRQVRGDIKVETKAGVGTTFTIGVPLTLSVARVLLVESRGILLAFPTTAIEEMLLLDVEQISTIEDKPQLHWKEYSVPLIYLGDWLKFRRLQNANEERTQPLMSAPTVLLIANGSDWVGLQVDRCWGEQEVAIRPVEGNIPMPPGFNGCTILGDGKVVPLINTPELLYWIATSQHPASLEPEDRHRAAAELQNQRPTILVVDDSINVRRLLSLTLEKAGYRVEQGKDGLDALEKLMSGAQIAAVVCDIDMPRLDGYGFLARVKSNPAFQQLPIVMLTSRSGIKERQLALNLGATAFFCKPYDKQQLSETLERLINGGGEES; encoded by the coding sequence ATGTCTCAGGATAAAGAACGTGAAATTCAGCTCCAGTTTTTAGAAGAAGCCCAAGACCATTTGGATGCGATCGAGTCAAAGCTAATTGGAGTTAGCAGTCGTGTAGAACTGACGCGGCAAGAAGTCGATGCGATGCTGCGATCGGCACACTCGATTAAGGGTGGAGCGGCAATGATGGAATTTTCAACTCTGAGTCATTTAGCTCATCGCCTGGAAAACTTTTTTAAAGTCATCAGAACTCAGAAGCAGATTCAGCCAGAAGTGGAAAGGTTACTGTTGAGCGCTGTGGATTGTTTGCGCCACGTCGTCACGACAAATCGTCAGACAAACGTTGTAGACGAGCAATGGCAAACGAGTCAAGTTCAACCGTTATTCGAGCAGTTGCAACAAATACTGGGAGAACCAAGGGAAGAACAGGAAACAGTTACACCTCTGTCACCGCAGCAGGGATTAGAAACGATCCAAATGCTGTTTGAATCGGAAGTTGATGCTTATTTGCAGCAGCTAGAGACGATTTTGGCGCAAGAGGATAAGTCTAACTTGGGCGCAGAAGTTGTGACGATCGCCCAAGATTTAAGCGATTTAGGGGAAGTGCTAGAGCTACCAGAGTTTAACAGTTTGTGTAGCTCCGTAAAACAGCTATTAGCAACTCAACCCACACGGGAGGAAGAGATCGCCCAGGCAGCTTTGCAGGCGTGGCGGCGATCGCAAGCCGCAATTATGGCGGGACAATTACAGGGTTTACCCTCGACGCTCAATTTAGATGGTGTTGTAGAGGAAGTTGTCTCAAGTCCAAGTACTGCCGATCCTGCACCCGTTACAGATGCTAGTCCTGCCAGATTATCATCTCCGCTCGATCTCGCGCCGCCAGCCGAACTGAAGGAGACGCAGGAAAATACCGTTAGAGTTCCGCTCAAACAGCTAGAGCAACTCAACGATCTGTTTGGGGAGTTGACCATAGAACGCAGCGGACTCGACTTACAAATAGAGAGGTTGCGGAACTCCGTCAAAATTCTGGAACGGAAAGTGCGATCGCTGCAACAATCCCATCACCGTCGTCGGACTGCAACACTGCCACCGTCTCCATTTCCATCGGCTTTACCCACGACATCATCTTTATCGGAAGTTGCCTTTTCTCCTGACAGCAGCCAATTGCAGCCGAACACAACCCCGCGATCGCCTCAGCCAATGTCCCCACTGGATAGTGGTAATAATCTAGATGAGACAGCAGACGAGGCTTCGACAGAAGTAATGGCAAACATCGTGCAATTGCAAGAAGTGAGTGGAGATATCGATCTGTGCTTGCAGGAGACAGAGCAAATTGTTGGCGACCTCAACCGCACGGCAAAACAACTGCAATTTTGCATCAACCAACTGCGAATGCGTCCGTTTGCCGATCTGGTCGGGCGGTTTCCTAGAGCCTTGCGAGAATTGGCTTTACAGCACGGAAAAAATGTCGAACTGAAAATTCAAGGTGGCGATACCCCGATCGATCGCAGTATTTTAGAAGCCCTAAGCAACCCGCTGATGCATTTGTTGCGTAATGCCTTCGATCATGGTATAGAAGACCCTGAAACTCGCAAAGCTAGCGGCAAGCCGGAACAAGGTACGATTTCAATTGAAGCAACATATCGGGGCAATCAAGCTCTGATAATCTTTAAAGATGACGGGCGGGGGATTGCGCTCGATAAAGTCAGACAGCGGGCGCAACATCTAGGGCTCGATCGGGAGGCGATCGCCAATGCTAGCGATGAAGAAGTTTTAACCCTGATCTTCGAGCCTGGTTTTAGTACTGCCGATGAAGTCACTTCCTTGTCCGGTCGCGGTGTCGGGATGGATGTCGTCCGCACGAACCTGCGCCAAGTGCGCGGTGACATTAAAGTAGAAACCAAAGCAGGAGTGGGTACGACATTTACGATCGGCGTTCCCCTCACTTTATCGGTGGCACGGGTGCTATTGGTGGAAAGTCGGGGGATACTACTGGCTTTTCCTACCACGGCGATCGAAGAAATGCTCCTGCTCGATGTAGAACAAATATCTACAATCGAAGACAAACCACAACTGCACTGGAAAGAATACTCAGTCCCGCTGATTTATCTGGGCGATTGGCTGAAATTTCGTCGCCTGCAAAACGCTAACGAAGAAAGAACTCAGCCCCTGATGAGCGCACCAACAGTATTATTAATTGCTAATGGTAGCGATTGGGTTGGTTTGCAAGTAGACCGTTGTTGGGGCGAACAGGAAGTTGCCATCCGTCCGGTCGAAGGTAACATTCCCATGCCTCCTGGCTTCAACGGTTGTACGATTTTAGGCGATGGTAAAGTCGTTCCCTTAATTAACACCCCAGAGTTACTTTACTGGATTGCCACTAGCCAACACCCTGCCAGCTTAGAGCCAGAGGATCGCCATCGTGCAGCGGCAGAACTACAAAACCAACGCCCGACAATTTTAGTCGTCGATGACTCGATTAACGTCCGCCGCCTCTTATCTTTGACGCTAGAAAAAGCAGGATATCGAGTCGAACAAGGCAAAGACGGACTGGATGCTTTAGAAAAGTTGATGAGTGGTGCTCAAATTGCTGCCGTAGTTTGCGATATTGACATGCCTCGGCTCGATGGGTACGGTTTCTTAGCTAGGGTGAAATCCAATCCAGCTTTCCAACAGTTACCCATTGTCATGTTGACCTCTCGCAGTGGCATTAAAGAACGTCAACTGGCTTTAAACTTGGGTGCAACCGCCTTTTTCTGTAAGCCTTATGACAAGCAGCAATTGTCAGAAACGCTGGAGCGTTTGATAAATGGGGGGGGAGAAGAGAGCTGA
- a CDS encoding methyl-accepting chemotaxis protein: MNIRSKKEPRQDTAGEDRKTGMNRQADRTQEPESGLSKSHTNPLTIAAGQTTVPHGVNSVKRPPSKSRSWWWQRIGLRAKATLGAIAVSTIPIVLLGATAYHLTSSNITQNIRQQQQVRVASFADRLDRFLIGRYQDVQTLASMTLFNRPYIRRSLPEAERQAFLDQYIKNGQGYDSIILLDLDGDVVMQSTGDVIQNYNKIDYFQAALKGDRPVITPPRKSIATGQYSIFTAAPVKDPDTGQTIGVVRTRTPVAYFDRSVQQQDRQLTKNIPGLQIEEFLAFNERGTIFIAPASYPEYLGKDVKAIFPQAVTQLQKSSTLGSTYDINRQQQQEYLLSYAPLPAIKELAKLNWGVAIAQPSDELFADIRGGLLLTFMGATGLTTLLAAAIATILVNRALRPIVTVSRAVRKLGQGKLDTRVPVTGEDEVGVLAANINRMAEQLQTQLEQQQSTVERANLLTDLTLQIRQSLNFQDILVTAVREVRRVLKTERVVVYCFDPDWQGKIIAESVAPGWQQLVGQTIDDSCFREGYAQQYREGRVRAIDNIYQAGLAACHVKQLEKFEVKATLVAPLIRDRELLGLLIAHQCSKSRIWQQADIDLFTQLATQIGFALDQAHLLEQVEASRQKAETISLDQRQQKEILQQKLVQLLAQIEGTARGDLTVRANTTTGEIGTVAEFFNAIIESLRQLVVQVKKAATQVNISVDENAGAIRQLADEALKQAQDIDRTLDSVQRMTHSIQAVAASADRAAEVASIAFSTAETGGKAMDRTVQSILSLRDTVTTTAMQAKQLGESTQQISKVVSLINHIALQTNVLAINASIEAGRAGEAGRGFTVVAEEIGQLAAKSAAATQEIEQIVENIQMETSHVVRTMEIGNQQAIAGANFVEDSKQSLGRILEESHQIYQLVQSISRATISQVETAQMVTELMQEIAGVSAGSSEYSRQISNSLQRTVEVAQQLQVSVGKFKVGDEMRELGRKKAEIVDEDETVKGEESWGG, from the coding sequence ATGAATATACGCTCTAAGAAAGAACCGAGGCAAGACACGGCAGGAGAAGATCGCAAAACTGGTATGAATCGTCAAGCAGATCGCACTCAAGAGCCGGAGTCTGGTTTAAGCAAAAGTCATACCAACCCGCTGACGATCGCTGCCGGACAAACTACAGTGCCTCACGGCGTTAACTCAGTCAAGCGTCCTCCCTCCAAGTCGCGTTCGTGGTGGTGGCAGCGGATCGGCTTGAGAGCCAAAGCTACGCTTGGGGCGATCGCGGTTAGCACGATTCCGATCGTTCTTTTAGGAGCAACCGCCTATCACCTCACCAGTAGTAATATTACTCAGAATATCAGACAGCAACAGCAAGTGAGAGTTGCATCTTTCGCCGATCGCTTAGATCGATTTTTAATCGGACGCTACCAGGACGTACAAACCCTGGCAAGTATGACGCTATTCAATCGCCCTTATATTCGGCGATCGCTACCAGAAGCAGAAAGACAAGCATTTTTAGACCAATACATTAAGAACGGTCAAGGCTACGACAGTATCATCCTGCTGGATCTTGACGGCGATGTCGTGATGCAATCGACTGGAGATGTCATTCAAAACTACAACAAAATCGACTACTTTCAGGCAGCCCTGAAGGGCGATCGCCCAGTCATTACGCCGCCGCGTAAATCTATCGCTACGGGACAGTACTCGATTTTTACCGCTGCACCAGTCAAAGATCCCGATACGGGACAAACAATTGGCGTAGTCCGTACCCGCACTCCTGTAGCGTATTTCGATCGCAGCGTGCAACAGCAAGATCGGCAGCTGACCAAAAATATTCCTGGCTTGCAGATTGAGGAGTTCCTGGCTTTCAACGAGCGCGGTACGATCTTCATCGCCCCAGCATCGTATCCCGAATACTTGGGTAAAGATGTCAAAGCAATTTTTCCCCAGGCAGTTACGCAACTGCAAAAATCGTCAACCCTGGGTAGTACATACGATATAAACCGCCAGCAACAACAAGAATATTTGCTATCTTATGCGCCGTTACCAGCAATTAAAGAATTAGCCAAACTGAACTGGGGAGTGGCGATCGCTCAACCTAGTGACGAGCTATTTGCCGACATTCGCGGCGGGTTGCTGCTCACTTTTATGGGAGCAACGGGATTGACCACATTACTGGCAGCAGCGATCGCGACAATTCTAGTCAACCGCGCCCTGCGCCCGATCGTCACCGTTTCTCGCGCCGTGCGCAAACTAGGACAAGGCAAACTCGACACTCGCGTTCCGGTGACAGGCGAAGATGAAGTCGGGGTGTTAGCGGCAAATATCAACCGCATGGCGGAACAACTGCAAACCCAACTCGAACAACAGCAAAGCACTGTCGAAAGAGCCAATTTACTCACCGATCTAACCTTGCAAATTCGGCAGTCGCTTAACTTTCAAGATATTTTAGTTACTGCCGTGAGGGAAGTGCGGCGCGTCCTGAAAACAGAGCGCGTTGTCGTTTATTGCTTCGATCCTGACTGGCAGGGAAAAATTATTGCCGAGTCAGTAGCCCCTGGTTGGCAACAGTTAGTCGGGCAAACAATAGATGATAGCTGCTTTCGGGAAGGTTACGCCCAACAGTATCGCGAAGGTAGAGTGCGGGCGATCGACAATATTTATCAAGCTGGACTGGCAGCTTGTCATGTCAAACAGTTAGAAAAATTTGAAGTTAAGGCTACGTTAGTTGCGCCGCTGATTCGCGATCGCGAATTGTTAGGTTTACTCATTGCCCATCAATGTTCTAAATCGCGGATCTGGCAGCAAGCGGATATCGATTTATTTACCCAGTTAGCAACTCAAATTGGCTTTGCCCTCGATCAAGCTCATCTTTTAGAACAGGTAGAAGCTTCTCGCCAAAAAGCTGAAACGATTTCCCTCGACCAAAGACAACAAAAAGAAATTTTGCAGCAAAAACTCGTACAGTTGCTAGCCCAAATTGAAGGCACGGCAAGGGGAGATTTGACAGTCAGGGCAAACACAACCACTGGAGAAATCGGTACGGTAGCAGAATTTTTCAACGCCATTATCGAAAGCCTCAGACAATTAGTCGTGCAGGTGAAAAAAGCGGCAACACAAGTGAATATTTCGGTAGACGAAAACGCAGGCGCAATCCGCCAACTCGCCGACGAAGCACTCAAACAAGCCCAGGATATCGATCGCACCCTAGACTCAGTACAGCGCATGACTCATTCGATTCAAGCTGTAGCAGCTAGCGCCGATCGCGCCGCCGAAGTTGCTAGCATTGCTTTTAGCACGGCAGAGACTGGTGGCAAAGCAATGGATCGCACGGTACAGAGTATTTTGAGTTTGCGCGATACAGTGACAACAACCGCAATGCAAGCCAAGCAGTTAGGCGAATCGACTCAACAGATCTCTAAAGTCGTATCTTTAATCAATCACATCGCCCTGCAAACCAATGTTTTAGCCATTAATGCTAGCATCGAAGCCGGACGCGCCGGAGAAGCCGGACGGGGATTTACTGTCGTGGCAGAAGAAATCGGGCAACTCGCCGCCAAATCAGCCGCAGCCACGCAGGAAATCGAACAAATTGTCGAGAATATTCAAATGGAAACGAGCCATGTCGTGCGGACGATGGAAATCGGCAACCAGCAGGCGATCGCAGGCGCGAATTTTGTGGAAGATTCCAAACAAAGTTTGGGACGAATTTTAGAAGAATCGCATCAAATTTATCAATTGGTGCAATCGATTTCGCGTGCCACGATTTCCCAAGTCGAGACAGCACAAATGGTTACGGAATTGATGCAAGAAATTGCTGGTGTATCGGCAGGATCTTCCGAATACTCCCGTCAAATCTCCAATTCCCTACAACGCACCGTAGAAGTTGCCCAACAACTGCAAGTTTCAGTTGGCAAGTTTAAAGTTGGCGACGAAATGCGGGAATTGGGCAGGAAGAAAGCTGAAATAGTTGACGAGGATGAGACAGTTAAGGGAGAAGAGAGCTGGGGAGGATAA
- a CDS encoding chemotaxis protein CheW codes for MNSAEIETRPGERYLKFYLAEQIPAILAMEYVQEVLMIPARRITPMPNMPECVVGLLNHRNRVLWVVDLAQILSLQPLDHNISQYNVILIQAQQMTLGLLVPEVNGVKYFTPDLVQSSKELVTSALIPFLHGCIVQEQELILVVNAEAILLAPALYRK; via the coding sequence ATGAATTCAGCAGAAATAGAAACCCGTCCAGGTGAAAGATATTTAAAATTTTATCTGGCAGAACAAATTCCTGCTATTTTGGCAATGGAGTACGTGCAAGAGGTATTAATGATACCGGCACGGAGAATCACCCCTATGCCCAATATGCCTGAGTGTGTAGTCGGTTTGCTGAACCACCGCAATCGGGTATTGTGGGTAGTCGATTTGGCTCAGATCCTCAGCTTGCAGCCGCTCGACCATAATATCTCGCAATATAACGTCATTTTAATTCAAGCCCAGCAGATGACTTTGGGGTTGCTCGTACCAGAAGTTAATGGGGTAAAATACTTTACTCCAGACTTGGTTCAATCCTCGAAAGAGCTGGTAACATCAGCATTAATTCCTTTCCTTCATGGCTGTATCGTCCAGGAACAAGAGTTAATACTCGTAGTCAATGCAGAAGCAATTTTACTTGCCCCCGCTCTGTACAGGAAATAG
- a CDS encoding TIGR00266 family protein → MNITYKIEHSPAYASLQLDLRANETVLVESGAMAAMDSWIKMKSKMKGGLMKGIGRMVGGESLFMSEFTAEGRAGQLLLSPGVPGDIQHYYLDGNGLMLQSSGFVAASHTVEIDPSFQGFRGFFSGESLFLLRVTGKGDLWFSSYGAIIEIPVEGDYVVDTGYVVAFEDSLSYHVEMIGGLSFKNLRTGILGGEGLVCRFRGKGKLWIQSRQMYNLLNFLDAFRPTKSSD, encoded by the coding sequence ATGAATATCACTTATAAAATCGAACATTCTCCTGCTTATGCTTCTTTGCAACTCGATTTGAGGGCAAATGAAACTGTGTTGGTCGAATCTGGGGCAATGGCGGCGATGGACTCTTGGATAAAAATGAAGTCCAAAATGAAAGGGGGATTGATGAAAGGAATAGGCAGAATGGTAGGAGGCGAGTCTTTATTTATGAGCGAATTTACCGCTGAAGGACGAGCCGGACAGCTACTGCTTTCCCCTGGAGTGCCAGGAGATATTCAGCATTATTATCTAGATGGTAACGGTTTAATGCTGCAATCTTCGGGATTTGTTGCAGCTAGTCATACAGTGGAAATCGACCCTTCATTTCAAGGATTTAGAGGTTTTTTTAGCGGTGAGTCTTTATTTTTGTTACGAGTTACTGGTAAGGGCGATCTTTGGTTTAGCTCCTATGGTGCAATTATTGAGATTCCTGTAGAAGGCGATTACGTAGTGGATACAGGTTACGTGGTTGCTTTTGAAGATTCACTCAGTTACCACGTAGAGATGATTGGTGGTCTATCATTTAAGAATCTGAGAACGGGAATTTTAGGCGGGGAAGGATTGGTTTGTCGCTTCCGAGGGAAAGGAAAGCTTTGGATTCAATCTCGTCAGATGTATAATTTACTCAATTTTTTAGACGCTTTTCGTCCCACTAAGAGTAGCGATTGA
- a CDS encoding TIGR00266 family protein, translating into MNIDILHQPDSAIAHIRMSAGEELVAEAGSMIAMSSYINASTTLRQGKSGGILGGLKRMMAGESLFLSIFRSPTHDGEVFLAPKLMGDILIYQMSSFGLVVQASSYLASEANVDINVGFQGFRSFFSGESIFWLDIGGSGQVILTSFGAIYEILVDGEYIVDTGHIVAFEKSLNFSITKVGSSLIGAFLGGEGLACRFQGKGRLFCQTHNANAFGQIVGSQLPAK; encoded by the coding sequence ATGAACATAGATATTTTACATCAACCCGATAGCGCGATCGCTCATATTAGGATGAGTGCTGGCGAGGAGTTAGTGGCGGAAGCAGGCAGTATGATTGCTATGAGTAGTTATATCAATGCTAGTACTACCCTCAGACAAGGAAAAAGTGGTGGCATTCTGGGCGGACTTAAACGAATGATGGCGGGAGAGTCTTTATTTTTGAGTATATTTCGTTCTCCCACACATGACGGTGAAGTCTTTTTAGCCCCTAAATTAATGGGCGATATTTTGATTTATCAAATGTCATCATTTGGGCTAGTTGTTCAAGCAAGTTCTTATTTAGCTAGCGAAGCAAATGTCGATATTAACGTCGGGTTTCAAGGCTTTAGATCGTTCTTTTCAGGAGAATCAATTTTTTGGTTGGACATAGGCGGTTCCGGTCAAGTTATCCTAACATCTTTTGGAGCAATTTACGAAATTCTTGTTGATGGCGAGTATATCGTTGACACTGGGCATATTGTTGCTTTTGAAAAAAGTTTAAATTTTAGCATTACAAAAGTTGGCTCTAGTTTAATTGGAGCATTTTTAGGTGGAGAAGGATTAGCCTGTCGCTTTCAAGGTAAAGGCAGATTATTTTGCCAAACTCACAATGCTAATGCTTTCGGTCAAATAGTTGGCTCGCAATTACCTGCAAAATGA
- a CDS encoding TIGR00266 family protein codes for MKYDIRYKPAFAAIFVTLDPGESITAEAGAMTSMDAQLSIQTKFSGGLIPALLKKFLGGESLFVNTFTNRTQQSLRLVLTQSTIGDIGRLDLSQGDICLQPGAFVAHSAGVKMGLQWAGIKSWLAGEGLFKLKLSGSGRAFFGCYGGITKKQIQGEFIVDSGHLVAYEPKIKMSIGLAGGLVGSVTSGEGLVNRLAGTGDIYLQSRSIDGLVRYLRSQVK; via the coding sequence TTGAAATACGATATTCGCTACAAACCAGCCTTTGCTGCTATTTTCGTCACGCTCGATCCTGGGGAGAGTATTACTGCTGAAGCTGGGGCAATGACGAGTATGGATGCGCAGTTATCAATCCAAACTAAATTTTCTGGTGGTTTAATTCCTGCCTTACTGAAAAAGTTTTTGGGTGGCGAATCGTTATTCGTTAATACTTTTACCAATCGGACTCAACAATCCCTTAGATTAGTTTTAACTCAATCCACAATTGGCGATATTGGCAGACTTGATTTGAGTCAGGGAGATATTTGCTTGCAACCAGGAGCATTTGTCGCCCATAGTGCAGGGGTGAAAATGGGCTTACAATGGGCAGGAATTAAAAGTTGGTTGGCAGGCGAAGGATTATTTAAACTGAAACTCAGTGGTAGTGGTAGGGCATTTTTTGGCTGCTATGGCGGGATTACAAAAAAGCAGATTCAAGGAGAATTTATTGTCGATAGCGGACATTTAGTTGCCTACGAACCAAAAATTAAAATGAGCATTGGCTTAGCTGGTGGCTTAGTTGGTTCCGTCACCTCTGGCGAAGGATTAGTCAATCGTCTTGCTGGTACGGGCGATATTTATTTACAATCTCGCAGTATTGATGGATTAGTTAGATATTTGCGATCGCAAGTTAAGTAG
- a CDS encoding alpha/beta fold hydrolase, producing MQTTTAATTSVPGKYWQWRGHSIYYVKAGTPHPQRPPLLLVHGFGASTDHWRKNIAELQKDFQVYAIDLIGFGRSAKAKLQYSGDLWRDQLHDFITEVIEQPAVLAGNSLGGYASLCVAAQRPDAAAGLVLLNSAGPFSEEQPSVESESVQTEVQPPRQPDLWQKFFGDVTKWTFQQPWARFLLFQYIRQPWVIRQTLEKVYLDKSAITDQLVEDIYRPACDPGAVDVFASVFSTPQGEKVDILLQQLTCPLLLLWGEGDPWMNARGRSPKFRQYYPQLREYFLKAGHCPHDEVPEQVNSLLREWILSIST from the coding sequence GTGCAAACAACAACAGCTGCTACAACCTCGGTTCCTGGTAAGTATTGGCAGTGGCGCGGGCATTCGATTTACTATGTCAAGGCGGGAACGCCCCATCCTCAGCGCCCACCTTTACTATTAGTACATGGATTTGGTGCTTCTACCGACCACTGGCGCAAAAATATTGCCGAACTGCAAAAGGATTTTCAAGTCTACGCGATCGATCTGATTGGTTTCGGACGCTCCGCCAAAGCTAAACTGCAATATAGCGGTGACTTGTGGCGCGACCAACTGCATGATTTTATCACCGAAGTTATCGAACAGCCTGCGGTACTGGCGGGTAATTCATTAGGTGGATATGCGAGTTTGTGCGTTGCTGCCCAGCGTCCAGATGCCGCAGCAGGGTTAGTATTATTGAATAGTGCCGGTCCTTTTAGCGAAGAACAGCCTAGCGTTGAATCAGAATCAGTGCAAACTGAAGTTCAACCACCACGCCAGCCGGACTTATGGCAAAAATTCTTCGGAGATGTAACCAAGTGGACTTTTCAGCAGCCTTGGGCGCGGTTTCTGTTATTTCAGTACATTCGCCAACCGTGGGTAATTCGGCAAACTTTAGAGAAAGTCTATCTTGATAAAAGTGCCATTACAGACCAATTAGTAGAAGATATTTATCGTCCGGCGTGCGATCCTGGTGCAGTAGATGTGTTTGCCTCGGTTTTCAGCACTCCTCAAGGGGAAAAAGTTGATATATTGCTACAACAATTGACTTGCCCGTTACTGTTATTGTGGGGTGAGGGCGACCCGTGGATGAATGCCAGAGGGCGAAGTCCAAAGTTTCGTCAATATTATCCACAATTGCGAGAATACTTCTTGAAAGCAGGTCATTGTCCTCATGATGAAGTTCCCGAACAGGTGAATTCATTGCTGCGGGAGTGGATATTATCGATTTCTACGTGA